One part of the Sorangiineae bacterium MSr11954 genome encodes these proteins:
- a CDS encoding heme-binding domain-containing protein: MNKHLRKGLLYVGVAGAAGLAGLYFVRPQIGHPPITGDIAAPAEVESVLRRACYDCHSNETHLAWFDHIGPAPWIVSRDVRAGRAAMNFSHWDRLNDAQRSGKLFEALNQMQFGAMPPPSYASLHPEAKISDQDLAALRNYLVALTPALAANTAGAASTSSASSTQVTAATLESSSPKAPTDAKRDVAPSPNGIGYQPDYKNWETISVSDRVDLGQTRVILGNDVAVKAIADKRTNPWPDGTAFAKVAWSQVTDAEGNVHTGDFKTVGFMIKDARQYASTSGWGFARWHGEELKPFGQDASFAGTECLNCHKPMEKYDFVFTAPFNLAKKQP, translated from the coding sequence ATGAACAAGCATCTACGAAAAGGGTTGCTCTACGTGGGGGTCGCTGGCGCGGCGGGGCTCGCCGGCCTGTACTTCGTTCGGCCGCAAATCGGCCACCCGCCAATCACGGGCGACATCGCAGCGCCGGCCGAGGTCGAGTCCGTGCTGCGACGAGCGTGCTACGATTGCCACTCCAACGAGACCCACCTCGCGTGGTTCGACCATATCGGGCCCGCGCCCTGGATCGTGAGCCGGGACGTGCGCGCGGGGCGCGCGGCGATGAACTTCTCGCACTGGGATCGATTGAACGACGCTCAGCGCAGCGGCAAGTTGTTCGAGGCCCTGAATCAAATGCAGTTCGGGGCCATGCCGCCTCCCAGTTATGCCTCGCTCCATCCCGAGGCCAAAATTTCCGACCAGGACCTGGCCGCCTTGCGCAATTACCTGGTCGCGCTGACCCCTGCGCTGGCCGCAAACACGGCAGGCGCCGCGAGCACCTCCAGCGCCTCGAGCACGCAAGTAACGGCGGCGACGCTCGAGAGCTCGTCCCCCAAGGCTCCTACGGACGCGAAGCGCGACGTCGCGCCCTCGCCCAATGGCATTGGGTACCAGCCCGATTACAAGAATTGGGAGACGATCAGCGTCTCCGACCGTGTCGATCTCGGGCAGACGCGGGTCATCTTGGGCAACGACGTCGCCGTCAAGGCCATCGCCGACAAGCGCACCAACCCTTGGCCGGACGGCACCGCCTTCGCCAAGGTCGCCTGGTCACAGGTCACCGACGCCGAGGGCAACGTCCATACGGGCGACTTCAAGACCGTCGGATTCATGATCAAGGACGCGCGGCAATATGCATCGACATCCGGTTGGGGTTTTGCGCGCTGGCACGGCGAAGAGCTGAAACCCTTCGGTCAGGACGCCTCCTTTGCCGGCACCGAGTGCCTGAATTGCCACAAGCCCATGGAAAAATACGACTTCGTCTTCACCGCCCCCTTCAATCTCGCCAAGAAACAGCCATGA
- a CDS encoding cytochrome P460 family protein, whose protein sequence is MKYLLPFAAAALLAACNTAGRPENTDNQAASLPETSSLAPHDWRVVTSWIHRSHGTMSILYGNPAAVARARNGAPYSEGARLSLVTWKRVPDDRWFGAYIPGDVVSVEEVAVAADAPAYTKYEGQSLKKAAAAPEEATKRAAYILAQHASIVP, encoded by the coding sequence ATGAAATACCTCCTACCGTTCGCCGCCGCCGCGCTCTTGGCCGCGTGCAACACCGCCGGGCGGCCCGAAAATACGGACAACCAGGCGGCCTCGCTGCCCGAAACCTCGTCTCTCGCGCCTCATGATTGGCGTGTGGTCACCTCGTGGATCCATCGAAGCCATGGCACGATGTCCATCCTTTACGGCAATCCGGCCGCGGTCGCGCGCGCACGGAACGGTGCGCCCTATTCGGAGGGCGCGCGCCTGTCGTTGGTCACCTGGAAGCGCGTCCCGGACGATCGCTGGTTCGGCGCCTACATCCCCGGTGACGTGGTGTCCGTCGAAGAAGTCGCCGTGGCGGCGGACGCACCCGCCTATACCAAGTACGAAGGCCAGTCGCTGAAGAAGGCGGCCGCCGCCCCCGAGGAGGCTACCAAACGCGCCGCGTACATCTTGGCCCAGCACGCGTCCATCGTTCCATGA
- a CDS encoding HEAT repeat domain-containing protein has translation MRVLWLGLAFGLLTNCARAGVRESSPASMGDSVSFPPSSIDAPSPTPYPNDFRPTEKLVSKRRAREEVDRMAAFGRITSEAIGPDGGRSPVWTAYERAVAETSPAEQIALARHENPVVRGYFVQLAAVEIPSSMERVYPLLADATPVATQSGCVIRHTSIALLAFDALLPERGDPARSPFLARVASDDKVTFGVRAQALTALATAGHPDANRLARAALASSNEELRGAGIRALGTRPEGGDLERLEGFARSPDAKTRQAAAMGLGSIETRRASELLVPLFTDPDPMVQRAARRAYAANVASDPDKLRLYLQADAETADDMVFGLSRRETELAFDVVESALMENKPRIGLWEVLPFVRGLVKSVGPDAIPRLRKLLGARNENAREAAMYWLSDIGDKGSIPDLRGVLRGGTVHDVEQACHALVKLRAVEAVPDLVELLKHDDPDVRLHVAKALVAFRARSAISALEATVARERGWAKVPLTKALDALKKGEDLKDP, from the coding sequence ATGAGAGTGCTTTGGTTGGGGCTCGCGTTTGGACTGCTGACGAATTGTGCGCGTGCGGGCGTGCGGGAAAGCTCGCCCGCGTCGATGGGGGACTCCGTTTCTTTTCCACCCTCGAGCATCGATGCGCCCTCGCCAACACCGTACCCCAACGACTTTCGTCCGACGGAGAAGCTCGTATCGAAGCGGCGCGCGCGGGAGGAGGTCGACCGGATGGCCGCGTTCGGCCGGATCACGAGCGAGGCCATCGGTCCGGATGGGGGCCGCAGTCCGGTGTGGACCGCGTACGAGCGCGCCGTCGCGGAGACGTCACCGGCCGAGCAGATCGCGCTGGCCCGGCACGAGAACCCCGTGGTCCGCGGCTACTTCGTGCAGCTCGCGGCAGTGGAGATCCCATCTTCGATGGAGCGGGTCTATCCATTGCTTGCCGATGCAACGCCCGTCGCCACGCAGAGCGGCTGCGTGATCCGGCACACCTCGATCGCGCTCCTGGCCTTCGACGCGCTGCTGCCCGAGCGTGGCGATCCGGCGCGCTCGCCCTTTCTCGCGCGGGTGGCGTCGGATGACAAGGTCACGTTCGGCGTTCGCGCGCAGGCGCTGACCGCGCTGGCAACGGCCGGGCACCCCGATGCGAATCGTCTGGCGCGCGCGGCGCTCGCATCATCGAACGAAGAGCTGCGCGGCGCGGGGATCCGCGCGCTGGGCACGCGACCCGAGGGCGGTGATCTCGAGCGGCTCGAGGGCTTTGCCCGTTCTCCCGACGCGAAGACCCGGCAAGCGGCCGCGATGGGGCTCGGCAGCATCGAAACCCGGCGGGCCTCGGAGCTGCTCGTGCCGCTCTTCACCGATCCGGATCCCATGGTCCAGCGCGCGGCGCGCCGTGCGTATGCGGCGAATGTCGCGTCGGATCCGGACAAACTCCGTCTTTACCTGCAGGCGGACGCGGAGACGGCGGACGACATGGTATTCGGTCTCTCCCGCCGGGAGACCGAGCTCGCGTTCGACGTCGTCGAATCGGCCTTGATGGAGAACAAACCGAGAATCGGCCTCTGGGAGGTACTGCCTTTTGTACGTGGCCTCGTCAAAAGCGTGGGCCCGGACGCGATCCCTCGTTTGCGCAAGCTGCTCGGCGCACGCAACGAGAACGCGCGCGAGGCGGCCATGTATTGGCTGTCGGACATCGGCGACAAAGGCAGCATTCCCGACCTTCGCGGCGTGCTTCGAGGCGGAACCGTCCACGATGTGGAGCAAGCGTGCCACGCCTTGGTGAAGCTCCGAGCCGTGGAGGCCGTCCCCGATTTGGTCGAGCTCTTGAAGCACGACGACCCCGACGTCCGCCTCCACGTGGCCAAAGCGCTGGTCGCATTTCGCGCTCGAAGCGCGATCTCCGCCTTGGAGGCGACCGTGGCACGCGAACGAGGGTGGGCGAAGGTGCCGCTCACCAAGGCGCTCGATGCGCTGAAAAAGGGCGAGGACTTGAAGGATCCCTGA
- a CDS encoding trypsin-like serine protease, with amino-acid sequence MRSSHFGRLLALGMAIPSFVACSSAGQDNDSAPSSASHESSLINAPIDTAHPFEVGVCTGVLNTDPAKGEVGACVGTASSRCSGSLVAPNLVLTARHCVHQGIEQTPFCNSYLTTNPAKPGGVRVSTDPSIKVGGPRFIEVSRIVVAEGNNGCDDDVALLVLSQNINDVEPAWVDLHRNLVSHPPADGKAAVVGRGVIDRAYDPVTHKLVRNDDGDLKRRVLTNVPFIGAGVGYAIPDFEQPNNELPSTEGIFLIGRSTLSGDSGCGVFLNDNFATKPTLIGVHSAGGFGLDGESSGSLNVRLDRHRAWIVSAALQAAREGNYTAPSWASTVSTCSSAGGTCRKSQCSAGERSDSDLRCGIDAACCVPQ; translated from the coding sequence ATGCGTTCTTCCCATTTTGGCCGGCTGCTCGCATTGGGCATGGCGATTCCTTCTTTCGTGGCATGCAGCAGCGCGGGCCAAGACAATGACTCGGCTCCGTCGAGCGCGTCGCATGAATCGAGCTTGATCAACGCGCCCATCGACACGGCGCACCCCTTCGAGGTCGGCGTTTGCACCGGGGTGCTCAACACCGATCCCGCCAAGGGGGAGGTGGGCGCCTGCGTCGGTACGGCGAGCTCGCGATGCAGCGGCTCGTTGGTGGCCCCGAACCTCGTGCTCACCGCCCGCCATTGCGTGCACCAAGGCATCGAGCAAACGCCTTTCTGTAACAGCTATCTTACGACGAACCCGGCCAAGCCGGGCGGCGTTCGCGTGAGCACGGATCCGTCCATCAAGGTCGGAGGCCCGCGCTTCATCGAGGTATCTCGCATCGTCGTGGCCGAGGGGAACAATGGCTGCGACGATGACGTCGCGCTTCTCGTGTTGTCGCAAAATATCAATGACGTTGAACCGGCTTGGGTGGATTTGCATCGCAATCTGGTCAGCCATCCGCCCGCGGACGGCAAGGCGGCGGTCGTCGGACGCGGGGTCATCGATCGCGCGTACGATCCGGTGACCCACAAGCTGGTCCGAAATGACGATGGCGACCTCAAACGGCGTGTGCTGACCAATGTTCCGTTCATCGGGGCGGGTGTGGGGTACGCGATCCCCGACTTCGAGCAGCCGAACAACGAGCTGCCCTCGACGGAGGGCATTTTCTTGATCGGGCGCTCGACCTTGTCGGGGGACTCGGGTTGCGGTGTTTTCCTCAATGACAACTTCGCGACCAAGCCGACCCTCATCGGCGTGCACTCCGCCGGTGGGTTCGGGCTCGATGGGGAGAGCTCGGGGAGCCTCAACGTCCGCCTCGATCGGCACCGCGCGTGGATCGTCTCCGCCGCCCTGCAGGCTGCGCGTGAGGGCAATTACACGGCGCCGAGCTGGGCGAGCACCGTATCGACGTGCTCGAGCGCGGGCGGTACCTGCCGCAAATCCCAATGCAGCGCCGGCGAGCGCTCGGACTCCGATCTCCGCTGCGGCATAGACGCTGCCTGCTGCGTGCCCCAGTGA